A region of the Phaeodactylum tricornutum CCAP 1055/1 chromosome 1, whole genome shotgun sequence genome:
CAACATAGAAAATATCGTTGTCAATAAACAGAGCTTCGTAGCcggagtcttcttcttctcgaCTAGGATCTCCGATTTGAACATTTTTCTCTCCGAAGGGTTGCAACTCGTCTCCAAATTTTGAAATGGACCAAGAAGAATCACAGATTGCATACGCAAACCCGTCTTTGACGGTCACCGAGGACGCTTCAAATTTCTTCTGTCCTTTCGTATCTTTAAACAACGAATGGAATGGCAGTTCATACGCCATTTTCAAAGTGCGCTTCGAATACATTCCATCTTCACAGGTACTAAGCTGATTCTTCTCTTTTGACTTTCCATGCGATTTTCCTTCCAACTCGACGATTGTGTGTGCTTCACTGCTTTCGATCGGAGTTCCTGCAAGCGAGCTTTCAGTGTTTTCTTTCACATCTAAAAGCCACGCCGAGTATCCGACGCCAACAGCTCCAGCAGCAAGTAGACAGAACCCAGCGATCTTGGCGAAAGAAAACCTGGAGGGTGACTGGGGTGGTGGTTCCATAGTTTCGGTCGAAAACGCCGTGGCAACGTTTGTTGGTAGTAACGAGCTTGCTTCGGAGGCGCCCGTCGTCATGTTCGTGGTGTGAACAATTCACACCGGCAGATCGGGTTTCGATGGGGAATTTACCTATCTGCTAACTGTAGGCAGAGATTCTGTGAAGAGACGGCAACGGAAAGCGAGGCAATTATTTTCAATTTGGTTTTGCTCGAAGAATTTATGCCAAGCAGGTTAGCTATGATTCGGAGGATGAAAGGTTGAGGAACAGGTTTTGCCTGGGATCGCAACCTTTTGGTACTCCGACGGTAGATGGCACGTGACCCTGTCCAGCAAGATTGGGGCAATAAGTAACTTTAAAAACAGTTTCGGTTCTCGACTTTTCCCGACTGCAAACGGGATTGGTTCCAAAATGGCTGCAACTATCTTCTATCCAGCGCATGCTAAACAGCACAAGAGAAAGCTAGGCTTCGCAATGTGGGATctatgtcactgtcaaaagcCATTTTCGCAGCTAAAAAAGCTTTGGTAAAGCGCCTATGACTTCGCTAATGTAGACGCTCCTGTAAATGAATGATATAGTTCAATCTaatgcaaaagaaagatagAGACAGGGCCACTCGGTGTACAAGCCCCTTTGAAGCCATATCAATGGAAAAGTTCCGTTCGAAATGGCGGATACATATAAGAACAAACCAAAGTAGGATCAAGCTCTGGTTGTAAGATTCCGAACTATTCAGCCGTTCTCCTAGAAAAAGAAGGAGCCAGTGGCAACAGCAGCACATAGGGTAGATCCTGCCATGCACAAAGTCCGCTGAACCATCATACCCTTTTGCAGAGGGGTCTTTGTCTCACGCTGTTTCATTCCGTTCGCACAAGCCGCTAACGCCCAGGCGATTGTCAAACCGTAGACAGGTGATCCTTGCGTCAATGTGACACCCACACCCAACGCTGTTGCTGCCAGGGCTGACGCATGACCCGTCGCGATCACGAAAGTATCGGAAACGTCAGACATTGCTACGCAACCGTTCAGGTTAACCAATGTTGCAGCGGTTGCCCAGCCGAAGTGCATTGTCAATGGAACAAAATAGCCAGCAAGTCCGGGAGGCACGGCAGCATGAACTTGGGAAAGAGCGACGGCTGTCCCTCCCAACATAGCCGCACTGACGTATTTGGCCCAGCCCTTGTTGTACGAAGGCCTGAAAGAAGCACACCACAGACTCTGACAGAGATTGGCAGCGATAAACGGAGCCGAAATTTGTGGTAGCACAGTCTGCAATGGCTGCACAGAAAACTGACCCAGACAGAACGCCGCTTCGCCTAGGTAGATTGGGCCCCAGATTGCGAACGCCCACCCAGCTGGGGAAACGAGAGTGCGACCCCGCGACGCCGAGTAAACATCTGAAAAGGTTGAACAACTCTCATTGTCTTTCGAAGAGGTATTTCCGGATCCAGGTTCAGCGGGATTCAATACTTCTTTACGCATTTCGGCATCTTGCTGACCATCGATCCTTCCTGGCACAGAAACAGCTGCGACGTTCGTAGCGAACGCGGCAGCGTTGAGCAGCTGCAAAGATCCAAGAGAAAAGCCAACCGCCTGAAGCGATGGAATTGCGGACAGCACCGCTGCTCCAGCCACAGCGATAAGCGGTGGCGAATTTAAAGCCTGTAAGCTCATACTCTAAATTTTTGAGCTGTGCAGACTCgcttacagtcaatggaaTCGTCTTTCTTCTGTTGAACAATGGGACGAAGCGGATCTTGGCAAATGCTATGTAACTGCAAGTTCGAAATATGACAATGGGGGACTACCGCCCCTCTAACCCTATCTTGAAGCCATCGTGGGTTTCCAGTTGTTTTTGGtttcacttacagttactgctACGAATTGACTATgatacttacagttagtgagAGTGCTCCACATCAATGAGCAGCAAATACAAGGTACACAATATGGGTAGACTTGATGTGCCTCCGTTTTTAGATGATTGTTGTATGAACCGCTTTCTTTCAAAGCCAAGCGCCCGCTGGCAACTATGAGGATTGCCGTCGGAGATTTCTTTCAACGATGCCGACGCATACC
Encoded here:
- a CDS encoding predicted protein (similar to Erythrobacter NAP1) produces the protein MSLQALNSPPLIAVAGAAVLSAIPSLQAVGFSLGSLQLLNAAAFATNVAAVSVPGRIDGQQDAEMRKEVLNPAEPGSGNTSSKDNESCSTFSDVYSASRGRTLVSPAGWAFAIWGPIYLGEAAFCLGQFSVQPLQTVLPQISAPFIAANLCQSLWCASFRPSYNKGWAKYVSAAMLGGTAVALSQVHAAVPPGLAGYFVPLTMHFGWATAATLVNLNGCVAMSDVSDTFVIATGHASALAATALGVGVTLTQGSPVYGLTIAWALAACANGMKQRETKTPLQKGMMVQRTLCMAGSTLCAAVATGSFFF